The Blastococcus sp. HT6-4 genome window below encodes:
- the aroB gene encoding 3-dehydroquinate synthase yields the protein MTRRVPVAGEKPYEVVIGAGAHAELGLVLAGTPKAAVVHAPPLAAAAGAAVETLQSAGVAAEAVVVPDGEAAKTAQVAAGAWEEFGRLGLTRSDAVVGIGGGAVTDLAGFLAATWTRGVRVVQVPTSLLGMVDAAVGGKTGINTSAGKNLVGAFHPPAAVLADTDLLAGLPEAEFRSGMAEVVKCGFIADPRILELLEADPTGRRDTEELIERAVRVKAAAVGEDLHDTGVREFLNYGHTLGHAVERVEDFGWRHGEAVAVGLVFAAELAGRAGLLTPAEVARHRTLVAAMGLPTRYAGDWSRLQAVMRVDKKARGASLRFVVLDGLGNPRILTDPDQAWLDAAWAAVSEEIA from the coding sequence CTCGTGCTGGCCGGCACCCCGAAGGCCGCCGTCGTCCACGCACCGCCGCTGGCCGCTGCCGCCGGCGCCGCCGTCGAGACGCTGCAGAGCGCCGGCGTGGCCGCCGAGGCGGTCGTCGTGCCCGACGGCGAGGCGGCGAAGACCGCCCAGGTGGCCGCCGGGGCCTGGGAGGAGTTCGGCCGTCTCGGGCTCACCCGCTCCGACGCCGTCGTCGGGATCGGCGGTGGCGCGGTGACCGACCTGGCCGGCTTCCTCGCCGCCACCTGGACCCGCGGTGTCCGCGTCGTCCAGGTGCCGACCAGCCTGCTCGGCATGGTGGACGCCGCCGTGGGTGGCAAGACCGGGATCAACACCTCGGCCGGCAAGAACCTGGTCGGCGCCTTCCACCCGCCGGCGGCGGTGCTCGCCGACACCGACCTGCTGGCCGGGCTGCCCGAGGCGGAGTTCCGGTCGGGCATGGCCGAGGTGGTCAAGTGCGGGTTCATCGCCGACCCCCGCATCCTCGAGCTCCTCGAGGCCGACCCCACCGGCCGCCGGGACACCGAGGAGCTGATCGAGCGCGCGGTGCGGGTGAAGGCCGCCGCGGTGGGGGAGGACCTGCACGACACGGGAGTGCGGGAGTTCCTCAACTACGGGCACACCCTCGGCCACGCCGTGGAGCGGGTCGAGGACTTCGGCTGGCGGCACGGGGAGGCCGTGGCCGTCGGGCTCGTCTTCGCCGCCGAGCTGGCCGGCCGGGCCGGGCTGCTGACGCCGGCGGAGGTGGCCCGGCACCGCACGCTGGTCGCGGCCATGGGGCTGCCCACCCGGTACGCCGGGGACTGGTCGCGGTTGCAGGCGGTGATGCGGGTGGACAAGAAGGCCCGGGGCGCCTCCCTGCGCTTCGTCGTCCTCGACGGGCTGGGCAACCCGAGAATCCTGACCGACCCCGACCAGGCCTGGCTCGACGCCGCCTGGGCCGCCGTGAGCGAGGAGATAGCATGA
- the aroQ gene encoding type II 3-dehydroquinate dehydratase, whose translation MTIQVLNGANLGRLGTREPEVYGTTTYAQLAELVEAAARELGVEVRVRQTDDEGELLRWIHEATDAGDPIVVNPGGWTHNSVVLHDALAAVTAPVVEVHISNIHRREEFRRHSYVSRVADGVIAGLGVHGYVVALQWLVLRGVS comes from the coding sequence ATGACCATCCAGGTCCTGAACGGCGCCAATCTGGGACGGCTCGGTACCCGCGAGCCCGAGGTCTACGGGACGACGACGTACGCGCAGCTGGCCGAGCTCGTGGAGGCCGCGGCCCGTGAGCTCGGGGTCGAGGTGCGGGTGCGGCAGACCGACGACGAGGGCGAGCTGCTGCGCTGGATCCACGAGGCCACCGACGCCGGCGACCCGATCGTCGTGAACCCCGGCGGCTGGACGCACAACTCGGTCGTCCTGCACGACGCGCTCGCCGCGGTGACCGCCCCGGTGGTCGAGGTGCACATCAGCAACATCCACCGGCGCGAGGAGTTCCGGCGGCACTCCTACGTCTCCCGGGTCGCCGACGGCGTCATCGCCGGGCTCGGGGTGCACGGGTACGTGGTGGCGCTGCAATGGCTCGTCCTGCGGGGCGTCTCGTGA
- a CDS encoding Xaa-Pro peptidase family protein has translation MSRDTTREAARRDALRAAAAERGLDAVLVTNLLNVRYLTGFTGSNGALLVRTAGDDLFGTDGRYTTQAAAQVSGCELVEDRSTVAGLAKLAVRRGTGRLGYESHDLTVDGLAALEKVLAEAATSGRTAPELTSVRRIVEGQRAIKDEREVELLRQACAIADQALAELAAEGALRPGRTELEVGRELDARMLALGAEAPSFETIVATGANSAIPHHRPDSTVLRGGDFLKLDFGATVEGYHSDMTRTLVLGHAADWQREIYELVAAAQAAGRAALAVGADVVAVDAAARDVIVAAGHGEHFTHGLGHGVGLEIHEAPGIGQQGAGRLAAGMAVTVEPGVYLPGHGGVRIEDTLIVTDDAPELLTLTSKELLVL, from the coding sequence GTGAGCCGCGACACCACGCGGGAGGCGGCGCGGCGGGACGCGCTGCGGGCCGCCGCGGCCGAGCGCGGGCTCGACGCCGTCCTGGTCACCAACCTGCTCAACGTCCGCTACCTGACCGGCTTCACCGGCTCGAACGGCGCCCTGCTGGTGCGCACGGCGGGGGACGACCTGTTCGGCACCGACGGCCGGTACACCACCCAGGCCGCGGCGCAGGTGTCGGGCTGCGAGCTGGTGGAGGACCGCTCGACGGTGGCGGGGCTGGCCAAGCTGGCGGTGCGGCGGGGCACCGGCCGGCTGGGCTACGAGTCGCACGACCTCACCGTCGACGGGCTGGCCGCGCTGGAGAAGGTGCTGGCCGAGGCGGCGACCTCTGGCCGGACGGCGCCCGAGCTGACGTCGGTGCGTCGCATCGTGGAGGGGCAGCGCGCGATCAAGGACGAGCGCGAGGTCGAGCTGCTGCGGCAGGCGTGTGCGATCGCCGACCAGGCGCTGGCCGAGCTGGCCGCCGAGGGTGCGCTGCGGCCCGGCCGGACCGAGCTGGAGGTCGGCCGGGAGCTCGACGCGCGCATGCTGGCGCTCGGCGCCGAGGCGCCGTCGTTCGAGACGATCGTGGCCACCGGCGCGAACTCGGCGATCCCGCACCACCGCCCGGACTCGACCGTCCTCCGCGGGGGTGACTTCCTCAAGCTCGACTTCGGCGCGACCGTCGAGGGCTACCACTCCGACATGACCCGGACCCTGGTGCTGGGCCACGCGGCGGACTGGCAGCGGGAGATCTACGAGCTCGTCGCCGCCGCGCAGGCCGCCGGCCGGGCCGCGCTGGCGGTGGGTGCCGACGTCGTCGCGGTGGACGCCGCCGCCCGCGACGTGATCGTCGCCGCAGGCCACGGGGAGCACTTCACCCACGGTCTCGGGCACGGCGTGGGCCTGGAGATCCACGAGGCACCGGGCATCGGCCAGCAGGGCGCGGGTAGGCTGGCCGCCGGCATGGCCGTCACCGTGGAGCCGGGCGTGTACCTGCCCGGCCACGGCGGTGTCCGGATCGAGGACACCCTGATCGTCACCGACGACGCGCCCGAGTTGTTGACCCTCACGAGCAAGGAACTGCTGGTTCTCTAG
- the efp gene encoding elongation factor P: MATTNDLKNGIVLNLDGQLWTVTDFQHVKPGKGGAFVRTTLKNVLSGKVVDKTFNAGTKVETANVDKRSMTYLYKEGTDFVFMDGDTFEQIYVPTETVGSGADYLLDNTEVVVAMHDGTPLYVELPVTMELVVEHTDPGLQGDRSTGGTKPATLETGAQIQVPLFISTGEKLKVDTRDGRYLGRAN; the protein is encoded by the coding sequence ATGGCTACCACCAACGACCTGAAGAACGGCATCGTCCTCAACCTGGACGGCCAGCTCTGGACCGTCACCGACTTCCAGCACGTCAAGCCCGGCAAGGGCGGCGCCTTCGTGCGGACGACGCTGAAGAACGTGCTGTCGGGCAAGGTCGTGGACAAGACCTTCAACGCCGGCACCAAGGTCGAGACGGCCAACGTGGACAAGCGGTCGATGACCTACCTGTACAAGGAGGGCACCGACTTCGTCTTCATGGACGGCGACACGTTCGAGCAGATCTACGTGCCCACCGAGACCGTCGGCTCGGGTGCGGACTACCTGCTCGACAACACCGAGGTCGTCGTGGCCATGCACGACGGCACGCCGCTGTACGTCGAGCTGCCGGTGACGATGGAGCTCGTCGTCGAGCACACCGACCCGGGCCTGCAGGGCGACCGCTCCACCGGTGGCACGAAGCCCGCCACCCTGGAGACCGGCGCGCAGATCCAGGTGCCGCTGTTCATCAGCACCGGCGAGAAGCTCAAGGTCGACACCCGCGACGGCCGGTACCTCGGCCGCGCCAACTGA
- the nusB gene encoding transcription antitermination factor NusB: MAARSKARKRAVDVLYEADVRSRDRLELLRERVADGNPPVPDHTVRLVEGVEENRSRIDELIETHTSGWSLDRLPDVDRAILRMATYELLWADDVPDAVVIDEAVELAKALSTDESPRYVNGVLGAILQAEIPSQGLPNA, translated from the coding sequence ATGGCTGCACGGTCGAAGGCGCGCAAGCGTGCGGTTGACGTCCTCTACGAGGCCGATGTCCGGAGCCGTGACCGGCTGGAACTGCTCCGCGAGCGGGTCGCCGACGGCAACCCGCCCGTGCCCGACCACACCGTCCGCCTCGTCGAGGGCGTGGAGGAGAACCGCTCCCGCATCGACGAGCTGATCGAGACCCACACCTCCGGCTGGTCGCTGGACCGGCTGCCCGACGTCGACCGCGCGATCCTGCGGATGGCCACCTACGAGCTGCTCTGGGCCGACGACGTGCCCGACGCGGTGGTCATCGACGAGGCGGTGGAGCTCGCGAAGGCGCTGTCCACCGACGAGTCCCCCCGGTACGTCAACGGCGTCCTCGGCGCCATCCTCCAGGCCGAGATCCCGAGTCAGGGACTGCCGAACGCCTGA
- a CDS encoding cupin domain-containing protein, with amino-acid sequence MSRARPSRQPDDLPPWTNVLGRRLREIRSSRGESLASVGAATGVSSSFLSLLEQGRTDVSLGRLLPVLDHYGLGIEEVFANGRAPRESVVRADERTPVFSIAEGVEVFLAAPDRRHPFTPFVVEYRRESAMTSWSEHAGEEFIFVLEGSLALEFRDEEPVVLHHGDSIFFPSTTPHRISSAEGDLARALVVSTEARVATT; translated from the coding sequence GTGTCCAGAGCAAGGCCCAGCAGGCAGCCTGACGACCTCCCGCCGTGGACCAACGTCCTGGGACGCCGACTGCGCGAGATCAGGAGCAGTCGCGGTGAGTCGCTGGCCAGCGTCGGTGCCGCGACCGGCGTCTCCTCCTCGTTCCTCTCCCTGCTCGAACAGGGGCGCACCGACGTGAGCCTCGGCCGGCTCCTGCCCGTGCTCGACCACTACGGGCTCGGCATCGAGGAGGTGTTCGCCAACGGCAGGGCGCCGCGCGAGAGCGTGGTGCGGGCCGACGAACGGACGCCGGTGTTCTCCATCGCCGAGGGCGTCGAGGTGTTCCTCGCCGCCCCCGACCGCCGGCACCCCTTCACGCCCTTCGTGGTGGAGTACCGGCGCGAGTCCGCGATGACGAGCTGGTCCGAGCACGCCGGCGAGGAGTTCATCTTCGTCCTGGAGGGCAGCCTCGCCCTGGAGTTCCGTGACGAGGAACCCGTCGTCCTCCACCATGGGGACTCGATCTTCTTCCCGTCGACGACGCCGCATCGGATCTCGTCGGCCGAAGGGGACCTGGCTCGGGCACTCGTCGTCTCCACGGAAGCGCGTGTCGCGACGACCTGA
- a CDS encoding alpha/beta fold hydrolase, translating into MAHFLLVHGSWLGGWMWDGVARELRRRGHSSVAPTLSGGTLSEHIAEVTALLDGAPDTILVAHSYAGMVAAGVVDGGTDSVRMVVFLDAFVPTPGCSAFDLLPAIREPLESGASAAGSDAAPPLPLSMFGITDPAAAADIGARMRPWPLATHREASPGWPGGVPAVYIQLAGGSFFDGVAAELEDAGWRVERLPLQHLAPITDPVPVTAALLRTADETQEVPA; encoded by the coding sequence GTGGCTCACTTTCTGCTGGTGCACGGCTCATGGCTCGGCGGCTGGATGTGGGACGGGGTCGCGCGCGAGTTGCGACGGCGCGGCCACTCCTCGGTCGCACCCACGCTCAGCGGCGGCACGCTGAGCGAGCACATCGCCGAGGTGACGGCACTGCTCGACGGCGCGCCGGACACCATCCTGGTGGCGCACAGTTACGCCGGCATGGTGGCGGCCGGCGTGGTCGACGGAGGGACCGACTCCGTGCGCATGGTGGTCTTCCTGGACGCGTTCGTGCCGACGCCGGGTTGCTCCGCCTTCGACCTGCTTCCCGCCATCCGGGAACCGCTCGAGAGCGGTGCCTCGGCGGCCGGATCCGACGCCGCGCCGCCACTCCCGCTGTCCATGTTCGGCATCACCGACCCCGCGGCCGCCGCCGACATCGGAGCCCGCATGCGTCCGTGGCCGCTGGCCACCCACCGTGAAGCCTCGCCGGGTTGGCCGGGGGGCGTGCCGGCGGTGTACATCCAGCTCGCCGGCGGGTCGTTCTTCGACGGGGTGGCCGCCGAGCTGGAGGACGCCGGCTGGCGCGTGGAGCGGTTGCCCCTGCAGCATCTCGCGCCCATCACCGACCCCGTGCCGGTCACCGCAGCGCTCCTGCGTACCGCCGACGAGACACAGGAGGTTCCGGCATGA
- a CDS encoding class II aldolase/adducin family protein has protein sequence MSSTTAAPDQDELDLGEIPERLGDVEAERRRRKQQLAAAFRVFGRYGYDEGVAGHITVRDPHLVDHFWVNPFAVHFSRMRVRDLLLIDGQGKVVEGTGRTNKAAFHIHAAIHEARPDAVAVAHAHTIHGRAFSTLSRELLPIVQESCAFYRDHVVFDEYKGLVVERDESVRIAQRLGPRRAVILRHHGLITVGGSVEETAWWFISMDRACQMQLLAQAAGTPRVMTDEEATLARRQFGNPNMARHNFRQLSSLVLDQEPDVLDED, from the coding sequence ATGAGCTCCACCACGGCCGCCCCCGACCAGGACGAGCTGGACCTCGGCGAGATCCCCGAACGCCTCGGCGACGTGGAGGCCGAACGCCGTCGCCGCAAGCAGCAACTGGCCGCGGCCTTCCGCGTGTTCGGCCGGTACGGCTACGACGAGGGCGTCGCCGGGCACATCACCGTCAGGGACCCGCACCTCGTCGACCACTTCTGGGTCAACCCGTTCGCCGTGCACTTCTCGCGGATGCGGGTGCGCGACCTCCTGCTCATCGACGGCCAGGGGAAGGTGGTCGAGGGCACGGGACGCACGAACAAGGCTGCCTTCCACATCCACGCCGCGATCCACGAGGCTCGGCCGGACGCCGTCGCGGTGGCCCACGCGCACACCATCCACGGTCGCGCCTTCTCGACGCTGAGCCGCGAACTCCTCCCGATCGTGCAGGAGTCCTGCGCGTTCTACCGCGACCACGTCGTCTTCGACGAGTACAAGGGGCTCGTCGTCGAGCGGGACGAGAGCGTCCGCATCGCACAACGGCTCGGCCCGCGGCGCGCGGTCATCCTGCGCCACCACGGCCTGATCACCGTCGGCGGCTCGGTCGAGGAGACCGCATGGTGGTTCATCTCGATGGACCGCGCCTGTCAGATGCAACTGCTGGCCCAAGCCGCCGGGACGCCACGGGTCATGACCGACGAGGAGGCGACCCTCGCTCGTCGCCAGTTCGGCAATCCCAACATGGCGCGGCACAACTTCCGCCAGCTGTCGAGTCTGGTGCTCGATCAAGAACCCGATGTCCTCGACGAGGACTAG
- a CDS encoding FAD-dependent monooxygenase, with the protein MRGPLEGCCILVSGASIAGPALAYWLHRSGARVTVVEKAPELRPGGQLVDLRGVGRSVVARMGLDERVRAAAEANYGLSFVDGRNRPRGTLRAEDFGGDGPIAEIEILRGELSRVIHEATAADVDYLFGDHIAALEDRSDGVDVTFASGDVRTFDLVVGADGAHSETRRLAMGEDAAHLAHLDTYLAFWTAQNHLGIEDWTYIYSEPGRTMGMRAILDNSRVMAFLSFRGGPPAYDHRDVATQKRIVHARAAGMGWECAQLLAQVDTAPDFWFDSCAQVRLDSWSRGRVALVGDAAYCSSPLTGHGATIALVGAYVLAGELAAGPDDHRAAFERYEERLRRWLVDVHGLAAGQGQMMTPESGSGIALRNNLVRLARYVPGKSLLMRSQMRISNGFELPDYSVSTVPAG; encoded by the coding sequence ATGCGAGGTCCCCTGGAAGGCTGCTGCATTCTGGTGTCCGGCGCGAGCATCGCCGGGCCGGCGCTGGCCTACTGGCTGCACCGGTCCGGCGCCCGGGTGACGGTCGTCGAGAAGGCGCCCGAGCTGCGGCCGGGCGGTCAGCTCGTCGATCTGCGCGGCGTGGGCAGGTCGGTGGTCGCGCGCATGGGGCTGGACGAGCGGGTCCGTGCCGCGGCGGAGGCCAACTACGGCCTCTCCTTCGTCGACGGGCGCAACCGGCCTCGTGGGACGCTGCGCGCCGAGGACTTCGGCGGCGATGGCCCCATCGCGGAGATCGAGATCCTGCGGGGCGAGCTGTCCCGGGTCATCCACGAGGCGACGGCGGCGGACGTCGACTACCTCTTCGGCGACCACATCGCCGCGCTCGAGGACAGATCCGACGGTGTCGACGTGACCTTCGCGTCGGGGGACGTGCGGACGTTCGATCTCGTCGTGGGGGCGGACGGCGCGCACTCGGAGACCCGGCGGCTGGCCATGGGCGAGGATGCCGCGCACCTCGCCCACCTCGACACGTACCTGGCGTTCTGGACGGCGCAGAACCATCTCGGCATCGAGGACTGGACCTACATCTACAGCGAGCCGGGCCGCACCATGGGCATGCGGGCGATCCTCGACAACAGCCGAGTCATGGCCTTCCTCAGCTTCCGCGGTGGCCCCCCGGCCTACGACCACCGGGACGTCGCGACGCAGAAGCGCATCGTCCATGCGCGCGCAGCAGGCATGGGATGGGAGTGCGCCCAGCTCCTCGCCCAGGTCGACACCGCGCCCGACTTCTGGTTCGATTCGTGCGCCCAGGTGCGACTGGACAGCTGGTCGCGCGGACGTGTCGCACTCGTCGGCGACGCGGCCTACTGCTCCTCACCGTTGACCGGGCACGGGGCCACGATCGCACTGGTCGGCGCGTACGTTCTCGCCGGCGAGCTGGCCGCCGGCCCGGACGACCACCGTGCCGCCTTCGAACGCTACGAGGAACGACTGCGCCGATGGCTGGTCGACGTGCACGGCCTGGCCGCAGGACAGGGCCAGATGATGACTCCTGAGTCCGGAAGCGGGATCGCCCTCCGCAACAACCTCGTCCGGCTGGCGCGCTACGTGCCCGGGAAATCCCTGCTGATGCGGTCGCAGATGCGCATCTCCAACGGCTTCGAGCTGCCCGACTACTCCGTGTCCACCGTGCCGGCGGGCTGA
- a CDS encoding RidA family protein: MTTELSTVAAVAVNPASLPAFTAISHGTVVPALGLVFTGGQVAWDATGRPVGADLAAQFRQTWANLDAVLEAAGTSRRHVVKETIFLVGYTPDRFPEVAQLIAAVRPEGVPAPASTCVGVETLFADSLLVEIEAVAVLPSSSAVNPASTGS; this comes from the coding sequence ATGACGACCGAGCTGTCGACGGTCGCCGCCGTCGCCGTCAACCCCGCGTCCCTGCCCGCCTTCACCGCCATCTCCCACGGGACGGTCGTCCCGGCGCTGGGCCTCGTGTTCACCGGGGGACAGGTGGCCTGGGACGCGACCGGCCGGCCCGTCGGAGCGGACCTGGCAGCCCAGTTCCGGCAGACCTGGGCCAACCTCGATGCGGTTCTCGAGGCGGCCGGCACGTCCCGTCGGCATGTCGTCAAGGAGACCATCTTCCTCGTGGGCTACACGCCCGACCGATTCCCTGAGGTCGCCCAGTTGATCGCGGCCGTACGACCGGAGGGAGTCCCCGCTCCGGCGAGCACTTGCGTCGGCGTCGAGACGCTCTTCGCCGACAGTCTCCTCGTGGAGATCGAGGCGGTAGCGGTCCTCCCCTCGTCCAGCGCCGTGAACCCCGCGTCCACCGGCTCCTAG
- a CDS encoding ABC transporter ATP-binding protein has translation MPAVEMVGVSKTYRGRGGQPHKALDDLSMTVESGGVHGLLGPNGSGKTTSIRALLGLVGTDGGSGRMRLLDRPVPAELPRVIGDVGALVETPLFFPTFSGRRNLRLLAETAGVPRARVEECLDLVELRDRADDRFKGYSLGMKQRLAIAAALLKSPRLLILDEPSNGLDPAGIRDVRELIRRLGTDGRTTVLVSSHLLAEIQQVCDSVTILARGRRLASGPVSSVLAQTGTGDVRVAVPDPAAAAAVLAGAGFSVSPAPDGQVLVHGAPATGEITRVLAEHGHYLEELVRVTPDLESAFLAITGEQS, from the coding sequence ATGCCGGCGGTGGAGATGGTGGGGGTCTCCAAGACCTACCGCGGACGCGGGGGCCAGCCGCACAAGGCCCTGGACGACCTGAGCATGACCGTGGAGTCCGGCGGGGTCCACGGCCTCCTGGGGCCCAACGGCTCGGGCAAGACCACGTCGATCCGCGCGCTGCTGGGCCTGGTCGGCACCGACGGGGGTTCCGGCCGGATGCGGCTGCTGGACCGGCCGGTGCCCGCGGAGCTCCCCCGGGTGATCGGTGACGTCGGCGCGCTGGTGGAGACGCCGCTGTTCTTCCCCACCTTCTCCGGGCGCCGCAACCTGCGGCTGCTGGCCGAGACCGCCGGGGTCCCCCGGGCCCGGGTCGAGGAGTGCCTGGACCTCGTGGAGCTGCGCGACCGCGCCGACGACCGGTTCAAGGGCTACTCGCTGGGGATGAAGCAGCGCCTGGCCATCGCCGCCGCCCTGCTCAAGTCCCCCCGCCTGCTCATCCTCGACGAGCCCAGCAACGGCCTCGACCCGGCCGGCATCCGTGACGTGCGCGAGCTCATCCGGCGGCTCGGCACCGACGGCCGCACCACGGTGCTGGTCTCCTCGCACCTGCTGGCCGAGATCCAGCAGGTCTGCGACTCGGTCACGATCCTGGCCCGCGGTCGCCGGCTCGCCTCGGGCCCGGTGTCCTCCGTCCTGGCGCAGACCGGCACCGGCGACGTCCGCGTGGCCGTACCCGACCCGGCGGCCGCCGCGGCGGTGCTGGCCGGTGCCGGGTTCTCCGTCTCGCCGGCGCCCGACGGCCAGGTGCTGGTCCACGGCGCGCCCGCCACCGGGGAGATCACCCGGGTGCTGGCCGAGCACGGTCACTACCTCGAGGAGCTGGTCCGCGTGACCCCCGACCTGGAGAGCGCCTTCCTCGCCATCACCGGGGAGCAGTCGTGA
- a CDS encoding transcriptional regulator, whose product MSTDYSRALGARLRAIRNQQGLSLQGVEDKSHGRWKAVVVGSYERGDRAVTVQRLSELAVFYGVPVSELLPDPRPSSAVTSTNKIVLNLESLGSLPADEAGPLARYASTIQAQRHDYNGKVLSIRAEDLKSLAIIYDMSPDELTSRLIEWGVLSPGMDGIVSNGDDDLEEDVDESAWGDRRRSPR is encoded by the coding sequence ATGAGCACCGACTACTCGCGGGCCCTCGGCGCCCGGCTCCGCGCCATCCGCAACCAGCAGGGCCTGTCCCTGCAGGGAGTGGAGGACAAGTCGCACGGCCGCTGGAAGGCGGTCGTCGTCGGCTCCTACGAACGCGGGGACCGCGCGGTCACCGTGCAGCGTCTCTCCGAGCTGGCCGTGTTCTACGGCGTGCCGGTGTCCGAGCTGCTGCCCGACCCGCGGCCGAGCTCCGCCGTCACCTCGACGAACAAGATCGTGCTGAACCTGGAGTCGCTGGGCTCCCTGCCTGCCGACGAGGCCGGCCCCCTGGCGCGCTACGCCTCCACCATCCAGGCCCAGCGGCACGACTACAACGGCAAGGTCCTCTCCATCCGCGCCGAGGACCTGAAGTCGCTGGCGATCATCTACGACATGAGCCCCGACGAGCTCACCTCGCGGCTCATCGAGTGGGGGGTGCTCTCCCCCGGCATGGACGGCATCGTCAGCAACGGCGACGACGACCTCGAGGAGGACGTCGACGAGTCCGCCTGGGGCGACCGCCGGCGCTCTCCGCGCTGA
- the pyrR gene encoding bifunctional pyr operon transcriptional regulator/uracil phosphoribosyltransferase PyrR: MARTSEPARSPVPGSAPSTLLAAADVARVVDRMAHQLIERAATADPGSADGGLPDLVLVGIPTRGAPLARRLAARIEAFTGTRVDVGTADITLYRDDLRLRGVRALEPTVLPDAGIDGRLVVLVDDVLFSGRSVRAALDALRDLGRPRSVQLAVLVDRGHRELPIRADFVGKNVPTSRSQQVKVHLAEIDGVDEVVVLDGEP, translated from the coding sequence ATGGCCCGCACGTCCGAGCCTGCCCGGAGTCCGGTTCCCGGCAGCGCCCCCAGCACCCTGCTCGCCGCCGCCGACGTCGCCCGCGTCGTCGACCGCATGGCCCACCAGCTCATCGAGCGGGCGGCCACCGCCGATCCCGGCTCGGCCGACGGCGGCCTCCCCGACCTCGTGCTCGTCGGCATCCCGACCCGCGGCGCGCCGCTGGCCCGCCGGCTCGCCGCCCGCATCGAGGCGTTCACGGGTACCCGGGTGGACGTCGGCACCGCCGACATCACCCTCTACCGCGACGACCTCCGGCTGCGCGGCGTCCGCGCCCTCGAGCCGACCGTGCTGCCGGACGCCGGCATCGACGGCCGGCTCGTCGTCCTCGTCGACGACGTCCTCTTCTCGGGCCGCTCGGTCCGGGCGGCGCTGGACGCCCTGCGGGACCTCGGCCGCCCGCGGAGCGTGCAGCTGGCGGTCCTGGTCGACCGGGGCCACCGCGAGCTGCCGATCCGGGCGGACTTCGTCGGCAAGAACGTCCCCACCTCGCGCAGCCAGCAGGTCAAGGTCCACCTCGCGGAGATCGACGGTGTCGACGAGGTCGTCGTGCTGGACGGTGAGCCGTGA
- a CDS encoding aspartate carbamoyltransferase catalytic subunit: MKRHLLDATDLDRADATLVLDTAAQIEQALAGREVKKLPTLRGRTVVNLFYEDSTRTRISFELAAKRLSADVINFSAKGSSVSKGESLKDTALTLEAMGADAVVIRHAASGAPHRLASWVKGSVVNAGDGTHEHPTQALLDAYTVRQRLGRLEGVRVTIVGDVLHSRVARSNVGLLHTLGAEVTLVAPPTLLPVGVGSWPAEVTYDLDAVLPKSDVVMMLRVQAERMNASFFPSAREYSRRYGLDGRRMAALPDDAIVMHPGPMNRGMEIAADVADSVRSTIVEQVANGVSTRMAVLYLLLGGSPA; the protein is encoded by the coding sequence GTGAAGCGGCACCTGCTGGACGCCACCGACCTCGACCGGGCCGACGCGACGCTGGTGCTCGACACCGCGGCGCAGATCGAGCAGGCGCTGGCCGGCCGCGAGGTGAAGAAGCTCCCCACCCTGCGCGGCCGCACGGTGGTCAACCTCTTCTACGAGGACTCCACCCGCACCCGGATCTCCTTCGAGCTCGCCGCCAAGCGCCTGTCCGCCGACGTCATCAACTTCTCGGCCAAGGGCAGCAGCGTCTCCAAGGGCGAGAGCCTCAAGGACACCGCGCTGACGCTGGAGGCGATGGGCGCGGACGCGGTCGTCATCCGGCACGCCGCGTCCGGGGCGCCGCACCGGCTGGCGTCGTGGGTCAAGGGCAGCGTGGTCAACGCCGGCGACGGCACCCACGAGCACCCCACCCAGGCGCTGCTGGACGCCTACACGGTCCGGCAGCGGCTGGGCCGGCTCGAGGGCGTCCGGGTGACGATCGTCGGCGACGTGCTGCACAGCCGGGTCGCCCGGTCCAACGTCGGCCTGCTGCACACCCTCGGCGCGGAGGTCACGCTCGTCGCGCCGCCGACCCTGCTGCCGGTCGGCGTCGGCAGCTGGCCGGCCGAGGTGACCTACGACCTCGACGCGGTGCTGCCGAAGAGCGACGTGGTGATGATGCTGCGGGTGCAGGCCGAGCGGATGAACGCCTCGTTCTTCCCCAGCGCCCGGGAGTACAGCCGCCGCTACGGCCTCGACGGCCGGCGGATGGCGGCGCTGCCCGACGACGCCATCGTCATGCACCCGGGGCCGATGAACCGCGGCATGGAGATCGCGGCCGACGTCGCCGACTCCGTCCGCTCCACGATCGTCGAGCAGGTCGCCAACGGCGTCTCGACCCGCATGGCCGTCCTGTACCTGCTGCTCGGAGGGTCGCCAGCATGA